A stretch of Desulfitobacterium dichloroeliminans LMG P-21439 DNA encodes these proteins:
- the pheT gene encoding phenylalanine--tRNA ligase subunit beta, giving the protein MKVSLEWLRELVDVHQPAEDLAEILTRGGIEVGGIDYLNQGIEKVVVGEITSMEHHPDADKLWICEVNLGDQKTTIVTGAQNLLLKDRIPVALPGTTLPNGVHIEVSKLRGVESSGMLCSTEELCLDADAGDPRSEDGIMILPTDTPLGTTMDTLFGQGDCVLDLELYPNRPDCLGMINVAREVSSLTGGELHLPAWAETEKGPDYPADPQAKIIIDDPELCHRYAGLVVEDVKIEPSPAWLQKRLKAAGVRPISNIVDITNYIMLEMGQPLHAFDRDAIAGAVHVRRAQSGEKLMTLDDAERELDSEMLLIADDEKALGLAGVMGGLNSEITDSTKRLFVESAHFSGVSIRRTSRRLGLRSEASNRFEKGVNPHGVAASLGRVAELVIELGAGKPVGFVEKISQLSEPAVVTLTVEKTNTLLGTQLTAEEITEVLKRLRFSYHEEAGAYQVEIPTYRADIAIEEDLIEEVARLTGYDRIPTTFPQGDQTQGRRTPEQEFRRKLRHLLIRLGLNEVMTYSFTRPDADRKFGDMEQAIPLLNPLREELSVMRTALLPSIMEIAARNIARRNLDIRLFELGSIYKSKERPLVQLPQEELHCAGVIWGKSPRHWTTPVTEYDFYTIKGIIEEIAREFGLELEFRVPQQAELTHPGRSAEIFLKGEKIGFMGEIHPALGKEWELERALIFELAVVPMMDASNRNIRAYSIPKFPAMHRDLAVVVPLEVSAQDVMKRIKALGGELLEQVDIFDVYTGKPIPEDRKSLAFTLKYQSLDRTLKDEEVNALNQQVLDGIEKEFGAAWRK; this is encoded by the coding sequence ATGAAAGTCAGTCTGGAATGGTTACGTGAATTGGTTGATGTGCATCAACCTGCAGAAGATTTAGCAGAGATCTTGACCCGAGGTGGGATTGAGGTCGGTGGCATAGATTACTTGAATCAAGGGATAGAAAAAGTGGTGGTCGGCGAGATTACGAGCATGGAGCATCATCCTGACGCCGATAAATTGTGGATCTGTGAAGTAAATTTGGGAGATCAGAAGACGACCATCGTAACGGGCGCTCAAAATCTGCTCCTCAAAGACCGCATCCCGGTCGCTTTGCCGGGAACGACCTTGCCAAATGGGGTGCATATCGAAGTCTCCAAGCTGCGGGGAGTAGAATCTTCGGGAATGCTCTGCTCCACAGAAGAGCTTTGCTTGGATGCCGACGCAGGAGACCCGCGTAGCGAAGACGGCATTATGATTTTGCCGACCGATACCCCCTTGGGTACAACCATGGATACTCTCTTTGGCCAAGGAGATTGTGTTTTGGACTTGGAGCTCTATCCCAATCGGCCGGATTGCTTAGGTATGATTAACGTGGCTCGGGAAGTGTCTTCCCTGACCGGGGGCGAACTTCATTTGCCAGCTTGGGCAGAGACCGAAAAGGGCCCTGACTATCCTGCCGATCCCCAAGCAAAGATAATCATCGATGATCCGGAGCTTTGCCATCGTTATGCGGGGCTGGTCGTCGAAGACGTTAAAATCGAGCCTTCCCCGGCGTGGCTGCAAAAACGTCTGAAAGCAGCGGGGGTACGCCCGATCAGCAATATCGTGGATATCACCAACTACATCATGCTGGAAATGGGACAGCCCTTGCATGCTTTTGACCGAGATGCCATCGCTGGTGCTGTCCATGTGCGCCGTGCTCAATCCGGTGAGAAGCTGATGACCTTAGATGATGCCGAACGTGAACTGGATTCAGAGATGCTCTTGATCGCCGATGATGAGAAAGCCCTCGGCTTGGCCGGGGTCATGGGTGGCCTGAATAGTGAAATCACCGACTCCACTAAGCGTTTGTTTGTGGAATCTGCGCATTTTTCCGGAGTAAGTATTCGCCGGACCAGTCGTCGTTTAGGACTGCGTTCGGAGGCTTCCAACCGCTTCGAAAAAGGAGTCAATCCTCATGGTGTGGCGGCAAGCTTAGGTCGTGTTGCCGAGCTAGTGATTGAGCTGGGAGCGGGTAAACCGGTAGGCTTCGTGGAGAAAATCAGCCAGCTCTCCGAACCGGCAGTGGTGACCTTGACGGTGGAGAAAACCAATACCCTCTTAGGTACCCAATTGACGGCAGAGGAAATCACTGAGGTACTAAAGCGTCTTCGTTTCTCCTATCATGAAGAAGCCGGAGCTTATCAGGTGGAAATTCCCACCTATCGTGCCGATATTGCCATAGAAGAAGATTTAATCGAAGAAGTGGCTCGTTTGACTGGGTACGATCGGATTCCTACCACATTTCCGCAAGGAGATCAAACCCAAGGACGCAGAACTCCTGAGCAAGAGTTCCGGCGCAAGCTCCGTCACCTGCTGATTCGCTTAGGGTTAAATGAGGTTATGACTTACTCCTTCACCCGACCGGATGCCGATCGGAAGTTTGGAGATATGGAGCAAGCCATTCCCTTGTTGAATCCGTTACGGGAAGAGCTAAGCGTTATGCGGACGGCCTTGCTGCCCAGCATTATGGAGATTGCCGCTCGTAATATAGCGCGCCGTAACCTGGATATCCGTCTCTTCGAACTGGGAAGTATCTATAAGAGCAAGGAACGTCCCTTAGTCCAGCTCCCTCAAGAGGAACTCCATTGCGCCGGTGTCATCTGGGGTAAATCCCCTCGCCATTGGACCACTCCCGTCACAGAGTATGACTTCTATACGATCAAAGGAATTATTGAGGAAATCGCCAGGGAGTTTGGTCTGGAGCTGGAATTTCGTGTGCCCCAACAAGCTGAGCTTACCCATCCGGGGCGTTCGGCGGAGATTTTCCTAAAGGGTGAGAAGATTGGTTTTATGGGCGAGATTCATCCTGCTCTAGGGAAAGAGTGGGAGCTGGAAAGAGCCTTGATCTTTGAACTGGCTGTTGTACCTATGATGGATGCCAGCAATAGGAACATTCGCGCTTACTCGATTCCTAAGTTCCCAGCGATGCATCGGGATTTGGCGGTAGTAGTTCCTCTGGAAGTCTCCGCCCAAGATGTCATGAAACGGATCAAAGCGCTGGGGGGAGAGCTTCTCGAGCAGGTAGATATCTTCGATGTCTACACAGGCAAACCCATTCCCGAAGATCGTAAAAGCTTGGCCTTTACCTTAAAGTATCAATCGTTGGATCGAACTTTGAAGGATGAAGAAGTAAATGCTCTAAATCAGCAAGTTCTTGACGGAATAGAAAAGGAATTTGGAGCTGCCTGGAGAAAGTAA
- a CDS encoding cell division protein ZapA yields the protein MAGEQEKVIVEIYGEKHVVRGKESPDHILKVAHEVDKKMRLIAQRLPRLAVHQIAILAALNLADELEKLREEQETLLQLIESPEE from the coding sequence ATGGCTGGTGAACAAGAAAAGGTCATTGTGGAGATTTACGGTGAAAAGCATGTGGTTCGCGGCAAGGAAAGTCCGGATCACATTCTTAAGGTTGCTCATGAGGTAGACAAAAAAATGCGTCTTATAGCCCAGCGGCTGCCACGTTTGGCTGTTCATCAAATTGCGATTCTGGCCGCCTTGAATCTGGCCGACGAGTTAGAAAAACTTCGGGAAGAACAGGAGACACTCCTGCAGCTTATCGAGAGCCCGGAAGAATAG